One Physeter macrocephalus isolate SW-GA chromosome 19, ASM283717v5, whole genome shotgun sequence genomic window carries:
- the RAB36 gene encoding ras-related protein Rab-36, which translates to MRSSVMPLGPTVSRDRIITSFPKWYTPAACLQLREHFHGQVSAACQHRNTGTVGLKLSKVVVVGDLYVGKTSLIHRFCKNVFDRDYKATIGVDFEMERFEVAGIPFSLQIWDTAGQEKFKCIASAYYRGAQVIITAFDLTDMQTLEHTRQWLEDALRENEPGTCFLFLVGTKKDLLSGAACEQAEVEAVRLANEMQAEYWSVSAKTGENVKAFFSRVAALAFEHSVLQDLERRSSARPQVGDGDIIRMEEHLPETQDSKRPSSPGCC; encoded by the exons ATGAGGTCCTCTGTGATGCCTTTGGGGCCCACTGTGAGCCGGGACCGCATCATCACCAGCTTCCCTAAG TGGTACACTCCCGCTGCCTGCCTGCAGCTCCGGGAGCACTTTCACGGGCAGGTCAGCGCCGCCTGCCAGCACAGGAATACGGGGACCGTCGG GCTCAAACTCTCCAAGGTGGTTGTGGTCGGCGACCTCTACGTGGGCaagaccagcctcatccacag GTTCTGCAAGAATGTTTTCGACCGTGACTACAAGGCCACCATCGGGGTGGACTTTGAGATGGAGCGCTTTGAGGTCGCCGGGATCCCCTTCAGCCTCCAGAT CTGGGACACAGCAGGACAGGAGAAGTTCAAGTGCATCGCGTCTGCCTACTACCGGGGTGCCCAGG TGATCATCACGGCCTTTGACCTCACTGACATGCAGACCCTGGAGCACACCAGGCAA TGGCTGGAGGACGCGCTGAGGGAGAATGAACCAGGCACCTGCTTCCTGTTCCTCGTGGGGACCAAGAAGGACCTTCTG TCAGGGGCCGCGTGCGAGCAGGCGGAGGTGGAGGCCGTGCGCCTGGCCAACGAGATGCAGGCCGAGTACTGGTCCGTGTCGGCCAAGACCG GGGAGAACGTGAAGGCGTTTTTCAGCCGTGTGGCCGCCCTGGCCTTCGAGCACTCGGTGCTGCAGGACCTGGAGCGGAGGAGCAGTGCCCGGCCGCAGGTCGGCGACGGGGACATCATCC GGATGGAGGAACATCTACCCGAGACCCAGGACAGCAAGAGGCCCTCCAGCCCAGGTTGCTGTTAG